From one Planctomycetota bacterium genomic stretch:
- a CDS encoding CocE/NonD family hydrolase has product MPRCSTFAFVAASFAFAAWSTAQAADGAKQEPPAQTAAALAGALDKLNALVPMFDKNKDQVLTTAEQLDMGKYVVMNYGQDWGDRLDYFLRNADTNKDEKVDKAEWTTAIEGLRKSKQLEPVRQTVMVPMRDGVRLATDVFLPGGAGPFPVILMRTPYNRAKGEGFAKSQTARGLAVVSQDMRGRFGSEGENLPFIGCGWGEHQDGADTVAWIHQQPWSNGRLVTIGGSAGGITQNFLAANGAPGVTAQHISVAAASMYHHATYVGGALRLEQTDNWTRTNRFDPRAGLIIRAHPNYDDYWRTQDTTLRFAEMNTPAVHVGGWFDTFAQGTIDSFVGRQHHGGPNAQGKQKLVMGPWTHAVGKNEDGADLSFPKVEFPQAYDVGRWLDYHLLNVDNGAMREPAVAYYVMGDVRNPDAPGNEWRYADDWPVASQATPFYFRKGGSLTTDKSSDADDSLAYRFEPDNPCPTLGGCNLTIQRGPRLQNPIEQRTDVLTFTTNPLTYPMEVTGRVRSKVFISSSAVDTDLSIRLCDVYPDGKSYNMAEGMLRLRHRNSFEKPELLTPDQPVEVEVDCWSTSVVFNRGHSIRVTVTSSNSPRFDVNPGTGRPMAPGEAAVVQVNRIYCGADRPSHIVLPVVEPPAAGK; this is encoded by the coding sequence ATGCCGCGTTGCTCGACGTTTGCTTTCGTAGCCGCTTCGTTCGCGTTCGCCGCTTGGTCCACGGCACAAGCCGCCGACGGCGCCAAGCAAGAGCCGCCGGCCCAGACGGCCGCGGCGCTGGCCGGGGCGCTCGACAAGCTGAACGCGCTGGTGCCGATGTTCGACAAGAACAAGGACCAGGTGCTGACCACGGCCGAGCAACTGGACATGGGCAAATACGTGGTGATGAATTACGGGCAAGACTGGGGGGACCGGCTCGACTATTTCCTCCGCAACGCCGACACGAACAAGGACGAAAAAGTCGACAAGGCCGAGTGGACCACGGCGATCGAAGGGCTGCGCAAATCGAAGCAGCTCGAACCGGTTCGCCAGACGGTGATGGTGCCGATGCGCGACGGCGTGCGGTTGGCGACCGACGTGTTTCTGCCCGGCGGCGCCGGGCCGTTCCCTGTCATCCTGATGCGCACTCCTTACAACCGCGCCAAGGGGGAAGGGTTTGCCAAGAGTCAGACCGCGCGCGGCTTGGCCGTCGTGTCGCAGGACATGCGGGGCCGCTTCGGTTCCGAGGGTGAGAACCTGCCGTTCATTGGTTGTGGCTGGGGCGAGCACCAGGACGGGGCCGACACCGTGGCCTGGATCCACCAGCAGCCTTGGTCCAACGGCCGGCTAGTGACGATCGGCGGTTCGGCCGGAGGTATTACGCAGAATTTCCTGGCGGCGAACGGCGCGCCGGGCGTCACGGCGCAACACATCTCGGTGGCCGCCGCCAGCATGTACCACCACGCCACCTATGTCGGCGGAGCGCTTCGGCTGGAACAGACCGACAACTGGACGCGGACCAATCGCTTTGACCCACGGGCTGGGCTGATCATCCGCGCGCATCCCAACTATGACGACTATTGGCGGACCCAGGACACGACACTGCGATTTGCCGAGATGAACACGCCGGCCGTCCACGTTGGCGGCTGGTTCGACACGTTTGCTCAAGGGACGATCGATTCGTTCGTCGGCCGGCAACACCACGGCGGGCCAAACGCCCAAGGCAAGCAGAAGCTGGTGATGGGCCCTTGGACGCACGCCGTCGGCAAGAACGAAGACGGCGCCGACCTGAGCTTTCCGAAGGTCGAGTTTCCCCAGGCCTACGACGTGGGGCGGTGGCTCGATTATCACCTGCTCAACGTCGACAACGGCGCCATGCGCGAGCCGGCCGTGGCCTATTACGTGATGGGGGACGTGCGCAACCCGGACGCGCCGGGGAACGAGTGGCGCTACGCCGACGATTGGCCCGTCGCGAGCCAGGCGACGCCGTTCTACTTCCGCAAAGGGGGGAGCCTGACCACCGACAAGTCGAGCGACGCGGATGACTCGCTGGCCTATCGCTTCGAGCCGGACAATCCTTGCCCGACGCTCGGCGGCTGCAACCTGACGATCCAGCGCGGGCCGCGGTTGCAGAACCCGATTGAACAGCGAACCGATGTGTTGACGTTCACCACCAACCCGCTGACGTATCCGATGGAAGTCACCGGCCGCGTGCGGTCCAAGGTGTTCATCAGCTCGTCGGCGGTCGACACCGACTTGTCGATTCGGCTCTGCGACGTGTATCCCGACGGCAAGAGCTACAACATGGCCGAGGGGATGCTTCGGCTCAGGCATCGCAACTCGTTCGAGAAGCCGGAACTGCTGACGCCCGATCAGCCCGTCGAAGTCGAGGTCGACTGCTGGTCGACCAGCGTGGTGTTCAACCGCGGGCACAGCATTCGCGTGACGGTCACGTCGAGCAATTCGCCGCGGTTCGACGTGAACCCCGGCACCGGCCGGCCGATGGCGCCGGGCGAGGCGGCAGTGGTCCAGGTGAATCGAATCTACTGTGGCGCCGATCGTCCGTCGCACATTGTCTTGCCCGTGGTCGAGCCACCCGCGGCAGGGAAGTAA
- a CDS encoding acetylxylan esterase: MVRFATLSLLLLVGSASFAAEPTPKQVPWLAEVQPRGVASSEPALSPLWPAGQTLTRESWQPQREKLRKAWLAFLGPMPAAPTATSFKVLRTESLDKVDRQLIEYENEPGQHITAYLLRPRGAFFRHSQPALVALHPTTKETIDPIAGVTGEPNKHLGLFLAERGFVVLCPRCFLWQDGATLNDAVAVLKARHPAALGMRKMLYDAQRAVDIVSNVPEVDPLRVGAVGHSLGAKETLYLAAFDDRIRAAVASEGGLGLRSTNWDAPWYLGTAIHEPGFPRNHHELAALIAPRPFLVIGGEQGRGAADGQRSWPYLHAALPIYRLYDDVAPAGLLNHGQGHPLPIALFDRVAEWLTVYLRSPGDGN, from the coding sequence ATGGTACGTTTCGCCACACTTTCGCTTCTCCTGCTGGTCGGCAGCGCATCGTTCGCCGCCGAGCCGACGCCAAAACAAGTCCCTTGGCTGGCCGAGGTGCAGCCGCGCGGTGTCGCGAGCAGCGAGCCGGCGCTTAGCCCGCTCTGGCCGGCCGGGCAGACGCTGACGCGTGAAAGCTGGCAGCCGCAGCGCGAGAAGCTGCGCAAGGCCTGGCTCGCTTTCCTGGGCCCCATGCCGGCCGCGCCGACCGCGACGTCGTTCAAAGTCCTGCGAACCGAATCACTCGACAAGGTCGATCGGCAGTTGATCGAGTACGAGAACGAACCGGGGCAGCACATCACAGCCTATCTGCTGCGGCCGCGCGGCGCCTTCTTTCGCCATTCACAGCCGGCACTGGTCGCGCTGCATCCCACGACCAAGGAAACGATCGACCCGATCGCCGGCGTCACGGGTGAGCCGAACAAGCACCTCGGGCTGTTCCTGGCCGAGCGAGGTTTTGTGGTCCTCTGCCCGCGCTGCTTCCTCTGGCAGGACGGGGCAACCTTGAACGACGCCGTGGCCGTGTTGAAGGCCCGGCATCCCGCGGCGCTTGGCATGCGGAAGATGTTGTACGACGCCCAGCGCGCCGTCGACATCGTCAGCAACGTCCCCGAGGTCGATCCGCTGCGCGTCGGCGCGGTCGGTCACTCGCTGGGGGCGAAAGAGACGCTGTACCTGGCGGCTTTCGACGACCGGATTCGCGCCGCCGTGGCCAGCGAAGGGGGGCTTGGCTTGCGTTCGACCAACTGGGACGCGCCGTGGTACTTGGGCACGGCCATCCACGAGCCCGGCTTCCCGCGCAACCATCACGAGCTGGCGGCGCTGATCGCGCCGCGGCCGTTCCTGGTGATTGGGGGCGAGCAAGGACGCGGCGCGGCCGACGGCCAGCGGAGTTGGCCCTATCTGCACGCGGCGTTGCCGATCTACCGCCTTTACGATGACGTCGCGCCGGCCGGGCTGTTGAACCACGGTCAGGGGCATCCGCTGCCGATCGCGCTGTTCGATCGGGTGGCCGAGTGGCTGACCGTTTACTTGCGATCGCCCGGCGACGGAAACTGA